Proteins from a single region of Streptomyces spinoverrucosus:
- a CDS encoding hemolysin family protein has translation MSIPLVTGAVALVVVAWLAACAEAGLARVSSFRAEEAVRSGRRGSAKLAQVAADPTRYLNVALLVRVACEMAAAALITYACLNEFDSTTEALLIAIAVMVLVSYVAVGVSPRTIGRQHPMNTATAAAYVLVPLARIMGPIPSLLILIGNALTPGKGFRRGPFASEAELRALVDLAEKESLIEDEERRMVHSVFELGDTLVREVMVPRTDLVAIERYKTIRQALTLALRSGFSRIPVTGESEDDIVGIVYLKDLVRKTHISRDAETELVSTAMRPAFFVPDTKNAGDLLREMQKERNHVAVVIDEYGGTAGIVTIEDILEEIVGEITDEYDRELPPVEPLGDDRYRVTARLDIGDLGDLYGLEAYDDEDVETVGGLLAKALGRVPIAGASSVVELPDSRELRLTAEAAAGRRNKIVTVLVEPVAAMDPPQEETKPE, from the coding sequence ATGAGCATCCCGCTGGTCACCGGCGCCGTCGCCCTGGTCGTCGTCGCCTGGCTCGCCGCCTGCGCGGAGGCGGGCCTCGCCCGCGTCTCCAGCTTCCGCGCCGAGGAGGCCGTACGCTCCGGCCGGCGCGGCAGCGCCAAGCTCGCCCAGGTCGCCGCCGACCCCACCCGCTACCTCAACGTGGCGCTGCTCGTCCGCGTCGCCTGCGAGATGGCCGCCGCCGCGCTGATCACATACGCCTGCCTGAACGAGTTCGACAGCACCACCGAGGCCCTGCTGATCGCCATCGCGGTCATGGTCCTCGTCTCGTACGTCGCCGTCGGAGTCTCCCCGCGCACCATCGGCCGCCAGCACCCGATGAACACGGCCACCGCGGCGGCGTACGTCCTGGTCCCGCTCGCCCGGATCATGGGCCCGATCCCGTCCCTGCTGATCCTCATCGGCAACGCCCTCACCCCCGGCAAGGGCTTCCGGCGCGGCCCCTTCGCCTCCGAGGCGGAGCTGCGCGCGCTGGTCGACCTCGCCGAGAAGGAGTCCCTCATCGAGGACGAGGAGCGCCGCATGGTGCACTCCGTCTTCGAGCTGGGCGACACCCTCGTACGGGAGGTGATGGTCCCGCGCACCGACCTCGTCGCCATCGAGCGCTACAAGACCATCCGCCAGGCCCTGACCCTCGCGCTCCGGTCCGGTTTCTCGCGGATTCCGGTCACCGGCGAGAGCGAGGACGACATCGTCGGGATCGTGTATCTGAAGGACCTGGTCCGCAAGACGCACATCAGCCGGGACGCCGAGACGGAGCTGGTGTCCACGGCCATGCGCCCCGCCTTCTTCGTGCCGGACACCAAGAACGCCGGTGACCTGCTGCGCGAGATGCAGAAGGAGCGCAACCACGTCGCCGTCGTCATCGACGAGTACGGCGGCACCGCCGGGATCGTCACCATCGAGGACATCCTCGAGGAGATCGTCGGCGAGATCACCGACGAGTACGACCGCGAGCTGCCGCCCGTGGAGCCCCTCGGTGACGACCGCTACCGGGTCACCGCCCGCCTCGACATCGGCGACCTCGGCGACCTGTACGGGCTGGAGGCGTACGACGACGAGGACGTGGAGACGGTCGGCGGGCTGCTGGCCAAGGCGCTGGGCCGGGTGCCCATCGCCGGGGCGTCGTCCGTGGTCGAGCTGCCCGACAGCCGCGAACTGCGGCTGACCGCCGAGGCCGCCGCCGGGCGCCGGAACAAGATCGTGACCGTGCTGGTGGAGCCGGTGGCCGCGATGGATCCGCCGCAGGAGGAGACGAAGCCGGAGTGA